From Ndongobacter massiliensis:
GGAAGAACATTCGCTGCAATGCAATTTGCCCGGGCGGTGTCAAGACCGAGGTCGGCGTCAATATGAAAGCACCGAGTCAGTTGGGCATTGCGCGCGTCATGGCAGGCGTGGACACCAGTATTCGACAGGCGGAAGTGGAAGAAATTACGGGGTTGGCGCTCTTTGTCGTTAGCGATGCCGCGTCGTTTGTCAACGGTTCGATCATTACGGCGGATGGCGGTGTGACGAGCTGCTGACGGCGGGAATTCTACAAAATATATACCACAAGAAAAAGCGGGATTTTCCGCTTTTTCTTGTGGAACCCTTTTTGCTTCGTTACGATGAGGGCGATTCTGTTTTTTGCTCGTTACAGCAAACACATGGCTCTGTCGACGGACTAAAATAGAATAATTGCAAAAAACACAGCATCGTCGTGCCGCTTAAAAGGCAAAAAAGCCAAAAACACCAGCTATCACGTCTTCGAAATGAATGAAATTGACCGTCCAAATGCGCAACAAAGCGAAAAGATCAGCAGTTTTCCAAAGAATTTAGAAAAAGTTGACCGTGTAAAATCGTAAAATAAAAAAAACATCTGTCGAAAACTCTAAAATTGGAAACTCGGGTCCTATTTCATAAATTGCAATAAATTTTTATGTAAATTTTCAAGTTTATATTTACTTTGTACAACAAGCCTCGTCAACTTAGTTGACACAACGGAAAGGCGCGTCTATGAAAATAAAAAAAGCACATCCTCGAAAATATCCGTATCAGAAAAAACGAACATTGATACTGTATCTGATTCTGCGAGCGTTGGTTATCGCCGGACTGGTGCGTGCCGCGTTCCGAAGAGAGTGGGAAACGGTCTTTATGTGCGTGCTCGTGCTGTTCCTGTTTTTATTGCCGAGCATTTTGCAACGACAGTGGAAAATTGAACTGCCGAGCACACTGGAATGTATTATTCTTCTTTTTATTTTTGCCGCACAAATTTTGGGCGAAATTAACAATTTTTACGGACGCGTTCCGCATTGGGACACGGCACTCCATACGGTCAACGGATTTCTCTGTGCCGCCATCGGCTTTGCATTGGTCGATCTATTCAATCGGCAGGCGCACATGACCTTCAAATTATCGCCGCTCTACCTTGCCATTGTGGCTTTTTGCTTCTCGATGACCATCGGAGTTTTATGGGAATTTCTTGAGTACAGCGGGGATCAGTTCCTGGGCATGGATACGCAAAAAGACACCGTAGTGCACGAAATTCATTCCGTGATGTTGGATCCGCAGCAACAAGGTCATGTGGTTTCTCTCGAAGGCATTACCGATACGGCGGTGATCTACGCCGACGGCCATCAGGAGTTGTTGGGCTTGGGCGGCTATTTGGACATAGGCATCCATGACACCATGAAGGATCTTCTGGTGAATTTTGCCGGTGCCGTCGTCTTTTCCTTTATTGGCTATTATTATGTAAAAAATCGCGGAAAGGGGCGCTTTGCCGCGCGTTTTATTCCGAAAGTGTTGTTCGACGAAACGGACGCTTCGGAAAAAGACGAGCAGTCAAGGACAGCAGCACAGGGGTCAGCAGGAGGGAAAGAAGCGTCGGATAGAACAGGTCGCGAATAAGGAAAAACGTCGCATAGCTGCCACGCATCCGGGTGGTGAGCCATTCTGAACCGATCCGGCGACTTTTTTTAGGACAGAATTTTTCGGCAGAGGTCGAAGAAAGACGCGCGTATTTTTCCGTTTTCATAGAAAGCATCTTTCTATACATCTTTTATGTTCGGATTTTCGGCAATAGGAATGCTGTACAAGCTTATTTATCACATCATTTTGATAAAGTTATTTTCGCAACACTATTATCACCGGAACAAACCGTTAATGCGCATAGGGAAAATCCGAGATTGTGCACGCCGAGCGCCCTTCCGCGGGACCCAATCTACCGTGCTCCGAGAAAGCGAAAAAGCCAATCCATAGTCGAATCCAGAAAGAAAGTGTAGGCGAGGATGGAGGGGATTTTTGCCCAGAGCAGGGTGCCGAGAAAGAAGCGAAAGCGCATCTTGGAAAGCCCGGCAAACATACAGATCAGATCATCGGGCATAAAGGGGAAGAGCATGGCAAAGGCGAAAAAACCGTTGAATTTTTTCTGATTGCGGTCCAACCATTGGCTGTATTTGTTATAGCTGCTGTCGGAAACCACGGCGCGGACAAGGTGTATGCCGTAGCGGCGCGCCAGACCGAAGGCGGCGGATTCCCCGAGCAGAATGCCGATGTAGTTGTAGACAAAGCCGAGGACGGGCCCGAAGAGCCAAACACCCATGACAAGCGTCACACCACCCGGAATGATCGGGATTACGCATTGAATGACCTGCAGGAGCAGAAAAAGCACAGGCGCCCAAGGTCCGGCTTCGCGCATGAGTGCCTGCAGGCGTTCGCGGTCCGTCAGGTATCCCTTGGAGAAGGCCCAAACGCCGGCAATCAGGAACAACATGATGCCGAGGACACTCAGCCATTGCATCCATTTTCGGATGCGCATGGTCTGCTCTTTTGACAGGCGCAAATGTGTCGCAATGCGCCCCGGTTCGCGGTGGAGATCGGCCTCCCGCTCGTGTTTGAGCCGGGCAGAAAGTGACTCGGAAGATTTTTTGGGATCAGGCGTCAGCATGGTCATTTTTTCGTGCGCGAAACCGGAGACGTGCGCGTTGAGCAAAAAAACGTTCTGCGAGGCGCCCGCAGTCGCTTTTTTGCAATTGGGCTTTCGACATTGCCTGCAAACGGTACAAAAGACGGGTTTGTTGGAATTTTGTCGGGCCTTCCCGCTGCAGTACTTCCCGGTAAAGATGCAGTACGCGTTCCCCGAACAGGCGCGTTCCAAAGCGCTCCCGCGAGGCATGTGCCCCTTCGGCGAGGGTTTGTCGTTGCTCCGGATTATCCAATAGGGCATTCCAATGTTTGACCAATTCGTCTGTTGTCGTATAGCAATAGCCATTCGCCTCGTCTTCCACAACGCCGTCCAGTGCGAGGTCTTTGCGCGCCAGCACCGGAAGATCATTGGCCAATGCTTCAATGTAGGTCAGCCCCTGTGTTTCCGAGATGGACGCGGAAAGAAAGACATCCAACAGCTGGTAAGCCTCGTAAATGCGCTCCGCGGGAATCATGCCGGCAAAGCGCACGTAGGGGCGTAAACCGAGATGGTCGGTTTCTTCTTCCAGATTTTTTCGATACGCACCGTCGCCCGTCAAAATAAGCATACAGCGGCGTCCAGAGTCGATAACGGCACGCAGGGCGCACAACAGTTCGCTGTAATTCTTCTCTTTTGCCAAACGCCCCACGCTGCCGAAACGCGGCACATCCGCCGGGACGTCAAGGGCGGTGAGCAGTTCCTGTTTGCGCACCTCTGAAATGCGCTGTTCGTATTTTTGAAGGTCAATCCCGGTGGGAATGATGCGGACGTCGTCGCCGACATGACCCCGGCGCAGGGAATCACGCGCTTTGGCACTGGGCGCAATAATCACATCGCAGTCGTGCAGACGCGAGCGCATGACAGGAGCGACGAGACCCGATCCATTGCCGACGGGCAGGACATAACGCACGTAGTGCTCATACATCGTGTGATAGGTGTGGACGATGGGACAGCGGCATCGCGCCGCAATGGTTCGAACGAAAGAATAGGTAAAAAACTCACACTGGGAGTGGATAATGTCCGGATTCCATGTGATCAATTCGCGAATGAGCGGATCGCGGTGCGCCAGCGATGCGCGCACACCGGGGTAGATATTGAACGGCACGGAGCGTATGTAATAACATCGTCCGTCCACGTAACTTTTTCCGGTGGGAGAGAGGGTCAGCAAGCGCACATCCTGCCCTGCTTTTTCCAATTCGCGCATCAAGTTGAGCGAGGAAATAATGACGCCGTTGACGGTTGCCGGGCTTTGATCGCTGGTCAATAGAATTTTCATTCGGACTCCTTTACGGCCTGGGAAACGGAGCATCGCATTGGCCATGATTTACATTGCACGGACAGTATAACATGAAAAAGAGCGCCGCAGCGCTCCTTCCCACAGATTCAAAGTTTTTTGTTACTCTGCCACCGGCTCGAACTCGTCTTTACCCACGCCACACATCGGGCATACCCAATCCTCCGGCAGATCTTCAAAAGCCGTTCCCGGAGCAATTCCGTTGTCCGGATCCCCTAAGGCCGGATCGTAAATGTACCCGCATGCGGTGCATTCATATTTTTTCATGACTTCCTCCTGTACTGGTTTTTACAGCGCGGCAATCGCAATCCGCGTTGTTTTTCCTATGATACCCTTTTTCACGGGAAATGTCGAACGGAGCGTGTTGGCCTTCGCGAAGGAGGGTATATAAAACATGAAAAGAAAACAGAGAAAGGAGGAGACCTTGGCGTATTTATTTTCCGGGAGCGTGCCCAGTGAAATTACCAATGTCTGCGCGCTGGTATCCCGTCTGGTCGATGAGCTGCGTCCGCGCCTGCAGGCGGAGTGTCTCGGGGTGTTACGCCTCGTGCTCAGCGAACTGATGATTAACAGCTGTGAGCACGGGAATGCGAATGATCGTAAAAAAGGGGTATTTCTTGACTTGGCGATTACGGACGATTATATCGACATCATTGTAACCGATGAAGGCGCCGGGTTCTCCTATGACGCCGGCGCGTATGACCCGGCGAACTTGTCTTGTTCAGGGCGTGGACTGAAGATCGTAGCAGGACTGTGTGATGCCCTGGAAGTGCAGAATGCGCGCGTACACTGCCGCGTGCGGCGCGGCGGAGCGACGCGCCGGTAATCGCACCGAGAAAACAATGGCTCGGACAAGATCGTATTCGGCACGAGATCCGGCAACGGCGCGAGCCGTTGTTTTTCTTTGTCACGCTGCGGTTCGCGGTGGCAGAAAAAAGGCATTTTGTGGTACCATACCCGTGAAGTTGTGAGGAAGGGGGGGCGTAAGCCCTGATGATACGAGAAGATATTCGAAATATAGCCATTATTGCCCATGTCGATCACGGGAAAACTACGCTGGTCGACGGGCTTTTGCGAACCAGCGGCACCTTTCGTGCCAATCAGGAAGTGCGCGAGCGGGTCATGGATTCCAACGACATTGAACGGGAGCGCGGCATCACGATTTTATCGAAAAATACCGCAATTACCTATCGCGGAACGAAAATCAACATTATTGACACACCGGGCCATGCGGATTTCGGCGGCGAAGTGGAGCGCGTTCTGAAAATGAGCGACGGCGTCATTTTGGTTGTTGACGCCTTTGAAGGACCTATGCCCCAGACCAAATTCGTGCTGCGCAAGGCCGTCGATCTCGCATTGCCGGCGATCGTCTGCATCAATAAGATTGATCGACCGGATGCCCGCGTTGCGGAAGTACAGGAAGAGGTGCTGGATCTGTTTGTCAGTCTGGATGCGCCGATCGAATACCTGGACAGTCCCTTTGTCTATGCTTCAGCGAAAAATGGTTGGGCAAGCGAATCGCCGGACGAGCCTGGGACGGATATGCATCCGCTTTTGGACGTGATTTTGCGGGCTATTCCCGCGCCGGAGGGGGATGTCTCTGCACCCTTTAAGCTTCTTATTTCAACGACGGATTACAACGACTACGTGGGGCGTATCGGCATCGGAAAAATCGAGGCAGGAGAAATTCACCTGCACGATGAAGCGGTCATCCGCAATTACAATCATCCGGATCGCAATGAAAGCATCCGCATTACGAAAATTTTTGAGTTTGAGGGACTGGAGCGCGTGGCCGTGGAAACGGCGCGCATGGGTTCCATCGTTGCCGTTTCCGGTGTCGAACACATCGAAGTCGGAGATACGCTTTGCTCCCCGGACGATACGATGCCGCTGCCTTTTGTGAAAATCTCCGAGCCCACTCTGGCGATGCGCTTTTCCGTCAACGATTCGCCCTTTGCGGGGCGTTCCGGGCGCTTTGTCACATCGCGGCATTTGCGCCGCCGCCTGTTCAAAGAATTGGAAACGGATGTGAGTCTGCGCGTCGAAGAGACGGATTCCACCGATGAGTTCAAGGTCAGCGGGCGCGGGGAATTGCACCTGTCCGTGTTGATTGAAAATATGCGCCGCGAGGGCTACGAGTTCCAGGTGTCCAAACCGGAAGTGTTGTTCCGCAACGATGCCAAGGGACGTCGTCTGGAACCGATGGAGCGGGCGACGGTGGATGTCGAGCAGGATTTCGCCGGTTCCGTGATCCAGGCACTGGGACAGCGGCGTGGGGAACTGGTGGAAATGTCTGCCTCTCCCACGGGATATACGCGTTTAATTTTTTCGATTCCGGCGCGCGGGCTCATCGGGTATCGGCAGCAGCTGCTCACCGACACGCGCGGCACCGGTGTACTCAACAGTGAATTCGAATCGTATGGCCCGTACAAAGGGGACATTCCCCGTCGCGCGATGGGTTCGCTGATTTCTTTTGAGACGGGCACCGCAACGACCTATGGATTGCACGCCGCCCAAGAGCGCGGCAATCTCTTTATCCGACCAGGGGAGGAAGTCTACGAGGGACAGGTGGTCGGCGAAAACCCCAAAGGTGTGGATCTGGAAGTCAACATCTGCAAGAAAAAGCAGCAGACGAACATTCGTGCCGCTGCTTCTGACGATGCGCTCAAACTGGTATCGCCGGTGGATCTGAGTTTGGAACAGATGATGGAGTTCGTCGAAGTGGACGAACGCATTGAGGTGACACCGGATGCATTTCGCCTGCGCAAGGAAATCCTGGATAACCAACTGCGGTATAAGAGCAAAAAGCGGCAATAGTCCGAAAGGAAGGAGCCATGGGCAATTCCGTCATTGACATGATCTTCGGAGTATGGTCTTCGCTGGGGTGGTTGAATGTCATTCTGGCGATGGTCGTTACGTATTTGGGGCGCAATAAACCCGCACGTTCGACGATGATGTGGGTGATGGTTTTGACTTTTCTGCCGATTGTCGGGTTTTTCCTCTATCTGCTTTTGGGACAGGATTATCGGCGCGCAAAGATGTTTCGGCTCAAAGCCGAGCAGGATGAAATGGTTCGTCGCGTGACGGACGCGCAGAACCGGGAAATTCAATCCGGCGCGACGCGCTTTCGCGATCCGGGCATGGAAGAGCATCTCGATTTGATACGCCTGGCGTTAAATGCCGACAATGCATATTATTCCGAAAGTAACGAAGTCCGATTATTTTTTGATGGAGAGGCGAAGTTTGCCGCACTTTTTCGCGACATTGAAGCGGCACAGTTTTCGGTGGATGTGCAATATTATATTCTGCAGCCCGATGAACTGGGCTATGCGCTTCTGGAACGCTTGGAGGCGGCGGCGCGGCGCGGGGTGCGCGTGCGGCTGCTGGTTGACGCCGTTGGCGGCAGGCGTCTGTGGAAGCGCGATTTTGAACCGCTATGTGCCGCCGGTGGCAATGTTTCGATATTTTTTCGCTCCCTGATCCGCCCAATCAATTTTCGCATCAACTACCGCAATCACCGGAAAATTGTCGTCGTTGACAATGCCGTCGGCTATATCGGC
This genomic window contains:
- a CDS encoding ATP-binding protein, encoding MKRKQRKEETLAYLFSGSVPSEITNVCALVSRLVDELRPRLQAECLGVLRLVLSELMINSCEHGNANDRKKGVFLDLAITDDYIDIIVTDEGAGFSYDAGAYDPANLSCSGRGLKIVAGLCDALEVQNARVHCRVRRGGATRR
- a CDS encoding TVP38/TMEM64 family protein; the protein is MTMLTPDPKKSSESLSARLKHEREADLHREPGRIATHLRLSKEQTMRIRKWMQWLSVLGIMLFLIAGVWAFSKGYLTDRERLQALMREAGPWAPVLFLLLQVIQCVIPIIPGGVTLVMGVWLFGPVLGFVYNYIGILLGESAAFGLARRYGIHLVRAVVSDSSYNKYSQWLDRNQKKFNGFFAFAMLFPFMPDDLICMFAGLSKMRFRFFLGTLLWAKIPSILAYTFFLDSTMDWLFRFLGAR
- a CDS encoding glycosyltransferase; this encodes MKILLTSDQSPATVNGVIISSLNLMRELEKAGQDVRLLTLSPTGKSYVDGRCYYIRSVPFNIYPGVRASLAHRDPLIRELITWNPDIIHSQCEFFTYSFVRTIAARCRCPIVHTYHTMYEHYVRYVLPVGNGSGLVAPVMRSRLHDCDVIIAPSAKARDSLRRGHVGDDVRIIPTGIDLQKYEQRISEVRKQELLTALDVPADVPRFGSVGRLAKEKNYSELLCALRAVIDSGRRCMLILTGDGAYRKNLEEETDHLGLRPYVRFAGMIPAERIYEAYQLLDVFLSASISETQGLTYIEALANDLPVLARKDLALDGVVEDEANGYCYTTTDELVKHWNALLDNPEQRQTLAEGAHASRERFGTRLFGERVLHLYREVLQREGPTKFQQTRLLYRLQAMSKAQLQKSDCGRLAERFFAQRARLRFRARKNDHADA
- the rd gene encoding rubredoxin, with translation MKKYECTACGYIYDPALGDPDNGIAPGTAFEDLPEDWVCPMCGVGKDEFEPVAE
- the typA gene encoding translational GTPase TypA produces the protein MIREDIRNIAIIAHVDHGKTTLVDGLLRTSGTFRANQEVRERVMDSNDIERERGITILSKNTAITYRGTKINIIDTPGHADFGGEVERVLKMSDGVILVVDAFEGPMPQTKFVLRKAVDLALPAIVCINKIDRPDARVAEVQEEVLDLFVSLDAPIEYLDSPFVYASAKNGWASESPDEPGTDMHPLLDVILRAIPAPEGDVSAPFKLLISTTDYNDYVGRIGIGKIEAGEIHLHDEAVIRNYNHPDRNESIRITKIFEFEGLERVAVETARMGSIVAVSGVEHIEVGDTLCSPDDTMPLPFVKISEPTLAMRFSVNDSPFAGRSGRFVTSRHLRRRLFKELETDVSLRVEETDSTDEFKVSGRGELHLSVLIENMRREGYEFQVSKPEVLFRNDAKGRRLEPMERATVDVEQDFAGSVIQALGQRRGELVEMSASPTGYTRLIFSIPARGLIGYRQQLLTDTRGTGVLNSEFESYGPYKGDIPRRAMGSLISFETGTATTYGLHAAQERGNLFIRPGEEVYEGQVVGENPKGVDLEVNICKKKQQTNIRAAASDDALKLVSPVDLSLEQMMEFVEVDERIEVTPDAFRLRKEILDNQLRYKSKKRQ